The sequence below is a genomic window from Salinispira pacifica.
AGTTAGCCGCTGAAAACCCGGGGTATACAGCCCCGGAACAGATATCCACCGAAAATGATTACCCGGAAAGCCGGGAAGAAGCGATAGATGCAATACGGGGCAATTACGGGCATTTTGATGTTGTGGCGTATCAGGACCGGTCAACCAAAACACCCATGAACAGTTTCATCGTTTCCTACGGATATACCGAATTCGTCCCTGAACCGGTACATGGGGATATCCGGCTCGTACAACAGAACAGATTTCTCTTCGCTGACTATATTCTGAACCAGGGCGGAGTGGAAACTTCCTTTGATCCTTCGGCCGTTCAGGCCATCAAACCCCGAAATTCCCGGGTCGAGCTCTATGTTGAAGACGGATTGTGGAGAATGTACCGCCCGGAGACGCCGGTGCTTCTGGGCGTTCAGGGCGATCCTGATATATCACTCGAACAAAACATTCAGGCGGGCCGGGCCGCAGGACTCAGCGATGAACGGCTTTTTCCCGATGACGACGGGGATGGAAACCCCGGCGTAACGGTGAAGTTAAAAATTGCGGGAATCATCCATGGTGAGTTGTACATCGCTCGGCGGGAGATTTACCGCAACCATCTGACCCTTCACCCCGGAGGCATTATATCAGGACATGTTGAAGACCTGTCGGAGCAATATGTCATAGATGCGAACATGAAAATTCTCCGGCAACAGTCTGAAAGTCTGCAATTCGGCGGACCGGGCCTGAATCCCATCTACCTTATCCCGCTGAACCGGAATATCAACAGTGCAGAACAGCTTCTTGAGATCAGGGACCGGATATTTCCCCCGTCGCCTGAATTTGTCCGTAAATAACACACGGCACGCGCCGCCGGGAGGCGAATGGAGGATTCCCTGGAACAGATCGGGAACGGGCTTGAAAGCCCTGAGCAGGTGAAGAACCTGTGGTCGAAAACCTACAATACGGACGGAAAACCGGATTGGTCCCATATTTTTCCCTATTATGATGATGCCGTCGTTTTTCACGATTCCATTCAGCGGGTGGAAGGAATTGATGAGTTCAAGGCTCTGTGCAACCGCCTCACTGACCGCTGCAAAGAACTGAAGATGAACATCATTACCGTGGTGATGGCCGAGAAAGAGGTCTTTCTCCAATGGGAGATGACCATGATGTTTAAAAAGTTTCCCAGCTCCACCCTCTACGGTACCACCAAACTCAGCCTGAACGGGAACGGCAAAATTATTCATCAGCGGGATTATTACGATTTATGGGGAGATATTTTTGATAATATTCCGTGGATGCACCACAGGTACCGCCGCTTTATGCGGAAAAAATTCGGTTGATTACAGGGGGCGGGGATGTTTCCGTACATTAAAGAGTACAACATGGCCGACATGAAGAAAGTTATCGCCAATGGTAAGCGCAAACCCCTGGAGAGCACCGAGTCCATGAAAGGACGTCTATGCATCATTACCGGGGCAACTTCCGGGGTGGGGAAGGAAGCTGCCAGGAGGCTGCACGGCTATGGTGCGGATCTTGTTGTGGTGAACAGAAATGACGACAAAGCCGAGGCGCTGATCCGTGAGATTCAGGCAGAAAGCTCCGGCGGGGGCTTTATCCGGCATATTCGGGCAGATTTTTCCCTCCTGGAAGAGACTCGGCATGCCCTGGGCCGAATTCTGCAGCTGTTGGAAGATATGAAGCGTCCCCTGGACGTACTCATACATAACGCGGGCATTCACATGACACGGCGTGAATTAACCGTCGAGGGCCATGAAAAGGTGTTCGCCGTAAACCATCTTTCTCCCTTTCTGATCACCCGCAGTCTGCTTCCCGTATTCGAAGAGCAGAACAGCGGAAGAATTATACTGGTAAACTCCCAGGGGCACAGGTTTTCCGGACTCCGCCTGGATGATCTTGATTGGAGCAAGCGGCCCTACATCGGTCTGCGGGGCTACGGCGCCGCAAAAACCGCCCAGCTGTTGTGCTGTTGGGAAACCGCCGATGCCCTGTCTGCCTCCGCTTCCCGGGTGAGTATCAACGCCATGCATCCCGGAGCGGTGCGCTCCTCGGTGGGGATGAACAATGGACGGCTGTACCGCTGGTTCCAGAACCGCATTGTACAGCCCGGTCTGGATGATCCCGAAATTTCGGGGATTGCACTTCACTGGCTTGCCTCGGACCCTTCCCTGGACAATGTGTCGGGACGCTACTTTAATCTCACCACCGAGGAGAAGCCGGCCCCCCATGCCTTGGACCGGGAGGTTGGAAAGAAGATCTATGACATGAGCATGGAACTCACCGACGCCTTCCTGCCGTCCACCCGGTTCTGAGCCCTTTCCGCGCCGGAGCGGGCAAGGGCCCCTGATGACTGCTGAGGCACTCAGGCCGGCCAGGTCAGGACAGGAGGGGCAGGCCGGGATGGGCATACGGATCAATGCCGATTATTGAAACCAGAGCGCAACGGGCCGCAGATCGGGTTTATATACCATCAGCAAAAATACGACCAGCAGGGGAATAACTCCCCCCAGAGATATCCACAGCCGCAGCTTCAACAGGTTCATCACATGTTCCGGCAGGTCGGGGTCTTGAGGATCTGACTGTTCCAGCCGTTTTTTTAATGTGTATTGGGTGGGAATATCGCTGGCAATCCATACCACACCGGAAAACAGAAACAATACTAATGACAGAGAGAGCCATCCGATCTCCCACATATTGCCTTTCAGCACACTGAGCATAATACCGCTGATGACCGAGAGTATGATGAGTACCGTGGAAATTCGGGCATCCAGCCAGGAAACTGTACGGTAGGTGTGCAATATGATTTCTCTTTTGCGGGTTGTAAGACTTCTGATTTCCCATACCATCCCGATGACGGCATTGGCAAAAAACAGGGTGGCGGCAGCGATGTGGACAAACAGAATGTGGCGGTACATGGAGGGTCTGTACAAGAAGGATTGCAGCCCTTGGGGAAAGAGAAGGGCTGCGGTAATCATGATGGCCATAAGGATGAGAAGGGACAGCAGAATTGTTTTGGTGTTCACTATGCCTCCGGGGAATCGTCTGAGGGCTGTATTACTCCAGCCTGTCGTAAAAGAATTGGCTTGGTACTTCTGCATTTTCAGAGGCCCGGAATTCCACCTGTATTTCATCACCGGATACTCTGGCAGTGAAGGGGTTTTTAAATGCATTTCCCGCTGAATCGTAGACGGAGTACGTTACTGAGTTATCTGTATTCACCCGCCATTCGCCGGTGAAGGAGCCTTGAGTGCCGGCGGACCATCCGGTGATGCTGAAATCGGAGTGGAATTGGATTTGATCATCCGCCGGTCCGGGCCGGTAATGCCATACTCCCACTATCGGATGGACTTCTTTTTCCGCGCTTTTTTCGGGGTTACAGCCGGAAGCCAGTCCGGCCAGGATGAAGATACAGGTTAACAGCAATAGTTTGGAAGCAATTTTCACAGGAACCTCTTACATGAATGTTTT
It includes:
- a CDS encoding nuclear transport factor 2 family protein, encoding MEDSLEQIGNGLESPEQVKNLWSKTYNTDGKPDWSHIFPYYDDAVVFHDSIQRVEGIDEFKALCNRLTDRCKELKMNIITVVMAEKEVFLQWEMTMMFKKFPSSTLYGTTKLSLNGNGKIIHQRDYYDLWGDIFDNIPWMHHRYRRFMRKKFG
- a CDS encoding SDR family NAD(P)-dependent oxidoreductase — protein: MFPYIKEYNMADMKKVIANGKRKPLESTESMKGRLCIITGATSGVGKEAARRLHGYGADLVVVNRNDDKAEALIREIQAESSGGGFIRHIRADFSLLEETRHALGRILQLLEDMKRPLDVLIHNAGIHMTRRELTVEGHEKVFAVNHLSPFLITRSLLPVFEEQNSGRIILVNSQGHRFSGLRLDDLDWSKRPYIGLRGYGAAKTAQLLCCWETADALSASASRVSINAMHPGAVRSSVGMNNGRLYRWFQNRIVQPGLDDPEISGIALHWLASDPSLDNVSGRYFNLTTEEKPAPHALDREVGKKIYDMSMELTDAFLPSTRF
- a CDS encoding DUF2269 family protein — encoded protein: MNTKTILLSLLILMAIMITAALLFPQGLQSFLYRPSMYRHILFVHIAAATLFFANAVIGMVWEIRSLTTRKREIILHTYRTVSWLDARISTVLIILSVISGIMLSVLKGNMWEIGWLSLSLVLFLFSGVVWIASDIPTQYTLKKRLEQSDPQDPDLPEHVMNLLKLRLWISLGGVIPLLVVFLLMVYKPDLRPVALWFQ